The nucleotide window GTACACTAAAGTATTTTTGTTGAATAGATTATCCATTTATATTGGTCTCTTTCGAGCACCAATGCTagattaaaactaaaattaaggtGGCCAACTTAGTTTATGAATTAATCACTCGGCAATCAGTCAGATCTATGATTAACAACTATAAAACAGAGCAATCTAACAAATCCACTAAagtaaatcaacacccaaccccataatcacacctcaagagtttggggttttagccacacattgcAAAGTgtaaataaattatacattgCATGAAATTAGCCATGAGTATCATAAAATTGAGCACTTAAGAGCAAAACCACTTCAAATTCAACCTCAAATTACCAAATTCAAGTTCACAAATCTaaaaaccccaaaactaaaagtGTTTTCACTCAATGGAAAATGTTTCTCTCTCTACAATGTTCAGActttttctctcaattttcGCACAccctctttttctctcttttgggTTATTTATAGTTTCTCAAAATTTTGCCCGAATAGTAGATTCGTGTCTCACTTGGTGACGTTAGTTGAAATCACCAAACACATTTGGCAAAACGCCAATATTGCTTCAGTCTGCCTTTTTTTTGGCTAAGGCTTCAGGTGTTTCGACCTTATTCAGCGATTCCGTTCGAGTTCGCTTTTATAATCCGACAAGACGCCAATTCTCACTGCACTTTACCCTTTGGATCTTCATTTATCATCATGTACTGTAAATTTCGGCAACATCCATTTACTTCACCCTTTCTCCTTCGGCATATCGCCATTGGTTCTTTAGATCGCCAACTGACCTTGAGATATGATCCTATGCACTGTCTATTTAGGCGAGGTCAGGCTCACTTGGAGACCTACCTTTCTTGTTTGGCGATCAACATTGTGTAGTTTGcacttctttttgcattttggccattctttcaaacatcaatcTCTGCCTTGTCAATTTGTCTTCATAACTGCAAATTATCAACATATCATCAGAATAGGACAAAATTAGACATTAACGACACTAATTATTTAGCTAAATAGACCtcaaatgagtgcaaatctaccactcatcaacacccccaacttaaacttttgtttgtcctcaagtaaatcaagaacacaCTTATCTCAATAAGGGTGTCTACAACAGTACTCAATGAGAGCTAACATGAAAGTGCCATAACAAGACTACTCTCAAAACATGCTACACTCAATCATGATCAGAAAGTTTCAAATGATGACTAGTTGGTTTCACGCAAGCTCAAGCTCACTTTAGTTTCTTTTCTAATGCAAGATCATGTttcaataaatttattcaagtgccctcacatcaagaatgattccatgaTCTCACAAAGGAAATCAACAAGCAAATAAGGAATCAGTGcaactctcactctctcaaaagaGAAAACATGCAAGCTTTGTCCCATAGGTtcgcccatattttccaattatCTCACAACTTAGTTCATGCAAGATCTCAAGGGTCttttaggcttgtaatggggttgagaGTTAATGTATGGTAAATTTGGTTCGGtgacttcaccttttcaaaGCATTGTTGCAATCATTTTCACCTCTTCTCAAGTTCTTTTCCTTCCttttcatttgagaactcaAATTTTGATCCTTTTTACTCAAATTTATTGGAATCCCCTTTATTTCAtcacttctctttttcattttcatttttccaaAGCACTTCTATCACAATGACTTTTTTtgtaggggggggggggggggggggtcctTCTTTTTGCAACAAACTTCAAAGTTGAGTCCCATTTCATGTTTCTTTTGCCCCTTCACTTGGTTTCTATTCCTCCTTCCTTTctacaccccaacttaggcgtTTGGCCTAAGGTGACTATTTAAACATAACAATGCTTCAAAAAGGATTTCAGGTGAGAAGTTAGGGACAATTTGGATCAAGAGACTTTGTTTTGATTTTGCCAATAAATGggttaggctcaaatggtgccaaaaCGGATGCACATCCTCACAAGATAGTCACAAAAAATATGGATATTTAGGTCCCCTCTTTGAATTGTTTCCCATATCACGCGTCACATTCACCAAGATTTAAACAATTGGACtaacaaggcaaattctaggactCCACACACATGTTTTCAAGTAAGACCTCAACACACATGGCACTTTGAAATACACTCATTTAGCCCATCCCAAAAACATCAAAAGTGTACGTGTGATGTTCATTGCAAGGTTCACATCAAAATATAGCTAGTCAATAAACGATATTGCATATAAGGTGGGGAAATTAAGTGTTCAATGCCCTAAGATTTCAAATAAGAAGTTAAACTCTGAAATTCACTTCCTCCATCGGTATAAAAAGATAATAGTTTTGTTTGAAACCGACATTCAAACAATGGATGTAGTGTTTTGAAAACATCTAAAACTTGTGTTTGGACTGAACCGTGTGGAGccacatttattttgaaaactGATCCACAAACAAAACATAATATCTTTTTCTATCAACAGATTAAACTGGTGATGGGCCCCATAAATCACTGTAAATAATTTGGAGAGGCATGTGACTCTGTAAAGAATTTGTAGAAAAAGATTGCATGTGGCTTTTATTTGGTTGACATGAATTACAAATGGAAATAGAGTCTTGCTTAATAGGAATGGaaaatttattcaaaaacaAATCTAAATTACAGCGTGTTGGATGCCCCAAACGCCAATGCCACAGATTTAAAGACACAACCACATTGCATTTAggttgagaagaagaagatggatTGTCTAGAGGCCACTCATAGAGGCATCCTCTACTCCGCCCTTGAACAAACGACGCCCCTGTACTCAGATCCTCCACAAGATAAGAGAATGGAAAGAATTCAATAGATGTATTATTGTCACGACAAAATTGAGAAACTGAAATCTAGATATTGGAAATGGAAatggagaaaaatatattaaataattgaaagttAGAATCAGATGCGCAGATAAATCAGTGTTACCAGTGTGAGAAATTGGTATGGTGTTACCATTTCCCATAGTGATTTCCTNAAAAGATTTCCTAtggtttttatttgattgacaTAAATTACAAATGGAAATAGAGTCTTGCTTAATAGGAATGGaaaatttattcaaaaacaAATCTAAATTACAGCGTGTTGGATGCCCCAAACGCCAATGCCACAGATTTAAAGACACAACCACATTGCATTTAggttgagaagaagaagatggatTGTCTAGAGGCCACTCATAGAGGCGTCCTCTACTCCGCCCTTGAACAAACGACGCCTCCGTACTCAGATCCTTCACAAGATAAGAGAATGGAAAGAATTCAATAGATGTATTATTGTCACGACAAAATTGAGAAACTGAAATCTAGATATTGGAAATGGAAatggagaaaaatatattaaataattgaaagttAGAATCAGATGCGCAGATAAATCAGTGTTACCAGTGTGAGAAATTGGTATGGTGTTACCATTTCCCATAGTGATTTCCTCCGGACCATTGTAGTCAGCAACGTTGTTGAGACCATGGGCATCCGATGCAACATGATGTGAAGCACCTGAATCGACTATGCATGGGGGCAGATTACTGCATTTTTTATCTAGCAAAGTTCGCCCCTGCTTGAAAATGATTATGAGATTGAGAGCGACAAACGCATGCAGAGTGTCCAGGTCGATCACATAACTGACACACTAAGTGGACTTCTTACGAATTAGTGTGACGATTGTGCCTTGACTAGGAATGTTGTTGGTAGTTGTTTGAACACCTATTAGTGTTGCTGGCATTGGTCCACGTTTGAGAGCTAGACTTTTGAGCAATAACAACAGTAATTAGAGTGGGTTGAGGCGGAGCATTGTATTTGAGGAAAAGCTCGTGATCGCTAAGATTTTCAAACAGTTCAGCATATGAAATAGGGGTATCACGTGCTCAAATTGCTGCAGAGATTTCACGATTTTCTAATCCAAGACCAGTGAGAATCTTGACAATGAGTTCAGCATTGGTGACAAGAGCTCCTGCAGTCGCAAGCTCATCACAGAGAGATCGAACTTGGTTGAGATAGTTTGCTACATGTTGACTCTCTTTCGTGAGAAGAGCGAAGTGATCTCGCAAGCTGAATATGCAAGTTTGTAACTTATTGGCATAAGCCGTATTGAGGGAATCCCAggttgctttggttgtggtTGCAGCAACTACAATAGCAGCAAGAGTGGGATCTACTAATGCTAAAATTGCATTTTGGATTAACTGATCCTGACGAAACCAATTAACATAATCGGGGTTGGAAATTGTcaggttgttgttgttggtggtTTCAGCTGGAGCAGGGATAGTCCCATCTAGATGACCATAAAGATTGTGTCCTCTCATGAGCATGGACACTTGGTCCTTCCACAGTGAGAAGTTATGGCTGCCTGCAAGTTTAATTGGAAGTTGGGTAACTGAGTTGAATTGAACAATGGTGGTAGTGTTAAATGCATTAGAATTGGTAACTGAGGGTGCCATTGGTGGTGGGTGGGTAATAAGGAACTTAGAACTCTGTGAGGAGAAGAAAAGCTCTTGATACCATATAGAGGTTTGAGATATAGAAGAGAAAGATACTTTTATTCACGTAGAGCCAATACAAAACTGATAAAGTACAATACCAATAGAAACCTAGATTACAGGAAATTATTAAAGTCCTAAATAGTAAAGATGACTAACTACGTATATGGATGAAATACAGGAAACTAATAATAGATTCCTAAACAAAAGGGTAACATCTATTATCTGTTAATAAAAATCAACCTCCATTCGGCTAAACAATTGATTACCGCTGCTACCATTGCTTGAGTCTATCCACAATGCCTCCATTATGGCTAGGATTAACACCGACATTAGGGTCAAGGAAGTTGTCAGCTAACGCTAGCTGCCCAAGTTATGGATTGGCTAAAGAATCTCCCGGATAACAAAGATCATCAACTTAATTACAAATTCTTGTCCAGACTTGTCTACGATACTTCAGGTAATGATACATGGGAAAACAAGATACATGAACCAAAATAATGCTCCTCTCAATCTTCAGATGCAGATGATTGTGATATaaggtttttcttttttctattgtGTGGTTGCTGACATCTTCCAACTTCCACTCTATTTTTGCATGCTCGCCTATTTCAAGGTTTTTTTTACGGATAGAGGAATTGAAATCATTCATTCTGTATCTAATTTATctctctttcattttatgttttcaCAATCTGAGTTCTATTATAATCTTTGATTGCAATATGGTATGCTCAAATTATATCTATTTTGTTTTTGGAGTTTTCTTAGGCACTTTGTATTATTAATCTTTCAGTGCTAATGTTTCAAGTGTTCTAACATATAGGGATTGTCCTGGTGCTCTTATCAGTCAAACCATAGAGTCTCCTGCTATGTATTTTACCTGTCTACTCttgaaaaaatttcaacataTGTTGATTGATGGATCTCATTATTTTAGTATGAGTGTCAAAAACTAATCACTTGGTTGTTTTTGAAACACAATTTTGATCCATAATTATTCCCAATAACTATCAATAAATTGTATTGGATTTTGTTAGGGCACCTTTAGGTAATCTTCTTGGTTATGAAAAAGGTATTGAAATAAATTCATATATGCTTATTTATTATGGTACAATGTTATCGTTTGGTTGCTGCTCTATCATGGAACATTCCTATCCATTGATGTCCGCTTATGACTGACGAGTTGCTTGGCAACAAATGATAGCATTTTGTTGCACTATCTTGCCCAACAATGTTTGGCATATGTAAACAAATATGAATATTGTGAAAGCCCTCAAAATagtagatttatttatttataaggtATGTAGATTGATTGTTGAACCTATCAAGCTTAGGGAAAAGGTAAGGATGACAATTTAGATCTATCTCTCACCCTCATAGCTACCCTAACCTTACATATTACAAATTAAAACTTGCATCTCTACGAGTTTAATTAGTGCTACGATTAGGAAGTATGACGTCTCCTTGTTGGTGTTCTCCATAGGCTCGATTAGGTACTCTCTCTAGCTATTAGTTGATCAAGTATCAACTCTAACATTCCTTGGATCCATGAATGTGTATTTCAAATCTCTAGCTATTAGTTGATCAAGTATCAACTCTAACGTTCCTTGGATCCATGTATGTGTATTTCGAATCTCCTGTTGATTAGCTAGTACCTATGTTAAGGCCTCGTCATGTCTAGCCAACCTTTCCTCCACCATCATGTATCGCGTTTCGTCAGTCATTCTCTACCACACAGGTCACACGGatattgctctgataccaattgtccGGATCTCAATTAAGACTTGACTGCATTTcacaaataagaagaaaaacacTTGTTTTTGGGACAATTTTCTAATTATATTCAAATAGGGAAATTTGATATTGACTacaaggaattgaaaaaaaaatgaactaatCTATGATAACTAAGATAAGTGGGCATCCATGTTGAGTCTCCAATCAGAATTATCGCTGAGTGATTCCTCCAATCTAGGTCGTTATATAACTACTGTTGTTGCCTTATTAATGACTCGTGATTTCAGCCGTTAAGTTCAGACTCAGATATTATTCAGCAATTCGACTCTGATTCCCACTGTTGGCATTCCTTTATTTACCTAATTAATTCTACCAAGTAGGATCATTACAAGGGTATTGAAATCAATTTATATAGGCTTATTTGTTATGATAAAATGTTATCTTTTGGTTGCTGATTTATCATGGAACATTCCTAGCCATTGATGCCCTCTTATAACTGACGAGTTTCTTGTCAACAAATGATACCATTTTGTTGCACTATCATGCCTGACAATGTTTGGCATATgtaaatgtaacaccccggaagTTGGAAAGtcgaaaaggaaagaaaaatgcAGAATTTGACTGAAGCAAGTTTCTACGAGTCCAAACTACGGACCATAGGAAGGAAGTCGTAGACCCAGAGTTGAGTCTTGGAAAATTAAGTTTCTGAAGATTGGACCTACGATTTGACAGGATGAACCGTAGAAAGTTTGATGTGTCGTAGGGCTGACTCGTAAGATTGATTCAGATATTTGATTTAGGATCTCAAGTCTATAGATGGTTTTGACGAGTAGTACTTAGttctatggaccgtagaaaggttccagacttagtgaaattttggagTGAAAGTTGAGTTCTACGGATAGGGTCTACGAACCGTAAGAATTTTGACAGATCGTAGAATGATCTCGTGGGAAATGATTGAGTATTTGAGTTTCTAAAGTTGGTTCTACAGTTGACCAGGACGGGCCGTAGAAAttcctacggaccataggtccaaaCCGTAGGTCTGTCTGCAGTTATTTTAAAGAGTATTTAGGTCTTTTCCTATGCACTTAATGCCTATAGTACGTCATTTTTACCCTAATTCTAAGCTCTATAACTACCCTTCACCCTTAGAAATTTCCCCAACTCTTTCATTCCCTCAAATTGCTAAATTCTCTCCAAGGTTATCTCCAAAATCCTCTCATTAGGATCAAGGGAGAAGAAGCTAGGGatattcaagttcaagttttcttcttcatcattgCTTAGGGATCAAGGTATGTTGGGAGTTCATCACAGGGTTccattcacccattgagtccccAAAGATCCTTCAATTCTCCAATTCAATATCAATTGGTTaggtttttattaattttatcatgGGTTCTATTTATATGGattcaattgtttgattttgatcatATTATGACTATTTAGATTCAAttatatgtttttcaatttaaatcacatgatcacatgcattgatcatgattttgactatgaaccctaatttacatgaatttaaAGAAGCTTGAATCAATGAATATGTTTTTTGaacttatgcatgatttatgaaaaaggAATGATTTATGATCTAGGTTGATTTAGGATAAGAATCAAttaattgtgaaaggttttctcacatactTAAAGGATCATGGCttggtgaaaggtttactcacttagACTTGATTCATGATTTAATGAGCTACTCTATGATGTTTTTAGATTGAATTAGTAATTGAATTATACTTTTTCATGGATGATAATATGTTTATGAATATGACTATTCCGTTGGGATTtaacttagcaccgagagaactttgaggtggaggctcaaatagggtagtctctagtagcaacctctgGTTCCAAACTACGCACGTGCCCCCGTAGATTTGCCATAAATGGCCTAGCTAGTGAATCCACATATAGCATAAactaatatcccacaaaataaACTAAGTAATAAAAATGTTTTATGAAGATTTCCTTATGATTtaagatgcattgaccatgttcatgatttatgatCCTTCTTAAATGATATAACTATGTTTTGtttggtcatgcatatcatgttttCGATTATGCCCCCATATGATTATGTTTCATATTTTATTGCATTTTCCTCATACTTTGTACATTCCAtttactaatgcatacttgtgcctacattgtttcactaatgtagggtgtGATGTTTCCTCTCCCTCCGCTTGTGGCTAGTTGGTGATCATTGGAGTTCAtagagttggtgagtcctcatgtttcgagAACAATGACATTTTTACTTGCTTTCcatatgttttagttttcaGACATTGTATGTGGTGTATGGGTTACATCCCGACCAGTcttttgatgtaatagatggcttgtCAAGACTTTGATGTACTTCCACTTATATGTCAAAATCTTTACTTCTTATgagatttcttgattttctcgatgttgtgtatatgtatgtcaagtggcttgtgtagggcctcagagtcttatacgccatgtcaTGTCTTGGGTGTACTTTAGACAGGACCGGCTCTTGCCTTTGTAAAATAAGGCTTATgctttaggcccccaaattTTGGGGCCCCAAATTATTATCAAGAATAAATTGTGttaaatttttatagaaaaattgattaattatgataaaaaaaatatattattttgcccactttaatatcttttatactttgttaaaaataagaattaatagtgaaaagtgttgaacaaagtgaattacaaattcttttttatttctttttaaattttagtttcaaacaTTACAACAAGCATATTAAAATAGTgtataccaagtcatcaacttcttgaatcAGATTATGTGGTTCTaacttttatctttatttaatatttgtcaactaattacttataaaattatgttaacaatttaataataattgccTCATTGAAAAGATGTTTTcaatgttgagttgataaaatcttacctaaaatcAATAACtgaaaaacaatattaaatactaataattctcatctaaatagtgtaagaacaataaatttgaataaatatgtaTACAAAGTTTGTTTATATCTTAGGCCtcaaattgaaatttcgctttagaCCCCTAATTACGTTAAGCCGCCCTGACTTTGGATTGTGACAGTAAACAAATATGAATACTGTGAAAACCCTCAAAATAGtagattgatttattttataaggTATTTAGATTGATTGTTGAACCTATCAAGTTTAGGGAAAAGGTAAGGATGACAATTTAGATCTATCTCTCACCCTCATAGCTACCCTAACTTTAcatattacaaattaaaaacTTACTCTACGAGTTTATTAGTGCTATGGTTACTTGTTTCTACTACTCTGCTCCATGTATACTTGTCACTGTCACCTAGTTTTTCAGGCCAAGGAAGTGTGGGGCACCTGTGGATTGCACCCACTGATTTCCTTGAATAAATGGAGTTGTTGTATATTGAAGTGCTTCATTCCTGTCCGTGATCACTTTGAATCCCTTCCATTTGACCCTATTGTTGGTATTGGCTCCTGGACCACGATTTGCGTACTCGGCACATAGGCATGTGTCAAGGGCAAAATTTCCATCCCAGGGCATCCAACCTGCAGGTTGAATGAAATCTGCCAAAGTTGATTCCATGATCACAGTTCTTGCGTACATCTTCCATGGCCTTCCTAAGAAGGTAGGAATCTTGAAACGCAGAGGTTCTAGTAATTGCTCGGGAACAATGCGACAATTTTGGATTACTAACCCTGTGGTTGCCCGAATGTTAGTTCTTCCTTGAGCTGCCActgtattttgttgtttttccatTGGCTTCCTTGCAATAATTAAGCAGTTTTGGAGGATAGTTGATGAGTCACCAAAGATGAAATCAACTGTGCCTGACACCACACAATTGCGGTAAAATTGTCGATGTGTTTGAACATACAAAGTGTCTTGATATCCATCCATTCTACAATTGTAAAAGGCAGACATATCAGATTGAACACGGAGGGCTACCGCCTGGTGCCCCTCCGGTCCTGCTGTGTTTTGGAATCCCATGGACTTGCCTATAAATCCATTTCCAATTGCACCTGAAAATATTTAATGTTATTAATGTTATTATAGCcgaatttattttcatgttttactgGGAAAGAAGAAGGGGATATGAAAAACTTACTGAAGGAAGCACTCTGATAAGTAGACACACCATTAAGTGCGGATTTGTGTCCTGTAACTATCGTCTTTCGGGGTCCATCTCCATACATAAATACGTTAACTTGATATTTTGTGACAATTATGTATTCATCATAAATTCCGGCCTTCACATATATAGTATACCTTCCTTTTAGGTTCTTAGGGTACGCAGCCAGAGCTGCTGCGATAGTGTTGTATTGTCCAGATCCATCCTTAGCTACCACAGCGTTTGGTGCTGGGTTGCCGTTATTGCTTGCAGCCAACAATTTTCTATCACTACTAGAAAGCCATGCAGGATATCCTCCGCTCTTTGTATTGTTGGCTTCCTGCTTGTCATTGTCTTCATTTTCTAACAATCGCCGAGATGCTGCTGTTTCTGCTGATGTAGTAGTATCAGTCTTGTTCCCAATGGGaatattaaatttagaaagaatttCAGTCATTGCATCGACCATTGCAAGAACATTGTCCGTGAGTTGTGTTGCATTTAAGAGGGAGGTAGAAATGGCTTTCTGAAGTTCTGGTTGAGTAAAACCATCTATGCAGGTTTGTTGGTAAGAGAAGACAGCACTGAGCCAGTTTTTGAGTTCTGTTTCCCTATCAGCGATAGTGTGGACGCTGCTATCACCCACAGAGGAGAACGATGCTTGAAGCTCATCAATCGCGTATTCCAGTAATTCCTTGCAATCATCAGTGGCCATCT belongs to Solanum stenotomum isolate F172 chromosome 1, ASM1918654v1, whole genome shotgun sequence and includes:
- the LOC125877394 gene encoding pectinesterase-like, with the translated sequence MKGGKIFAFGISIILVVGVVIAIIASNNRTQDSSGNDEKDDKVLSTTSKSIASVCSQTDFKKSCVNSLSSMANNQSATPKEFLQKAIEVAIQEVRIGIERSTSIGKAEAHDSLQKMATDDCKELLEYAIDELQASFSSVGDSSVHTIADRETELKNWLSAVFSYQQTCIDGFTQPELQKAISTSLLNATQLTDNVLAMVDAMTEILSKFNIPIGNKTDTTTSAETAASRRLLENEDNDKQEANNTKSGGYPAWLSSSDRKLLAASNNGNPAPNAVVAKDGSGQYNTIAAALAAYPKNLKGRYTIYVKAGIYDEYIIVTKYQVNVFMYGDGPRKTIVTGHKSALNGVSTYQSASFSAIGNGFIGKSMGFQNTAGPEGHQAVALRVQSDMSAFYNCRMDGYQDTLYVQTHRQFYRNCVVSGTVDFIFGDSSTILQNCLIIARKPMEKQQNTVAAQGRTNIRATTGLVIQNCRIVPEQLLEPLRFKIPTFLGRPWKMYARTVIMESTLADFIQPAGWMPWDGNFALDTCLCAEYANRGPGANTNNRVKWKGFKVITDRNEALQYTTTPFIQGNQWVQSTGAPHFLGLKN